A window of the Brassica oleracea var. oleracea cultivar TO1000 chromosome C1, BOL, whole genome shotgun sequence genome harbors these coding sequences:
- the LOC106329752 gene encoding LOW QUALITY PROTEIN: probable LRR receptor-like serine/threonine-protein kinase At4g29180 (The sequence of the model RefSeq protein was modified relative to this genomic sequence to represent the inferred CDS: substituted 1 base at 1 genomic stop codon) — translation MRAHRSLFLCLFCALATVSLVHGQSQTGYISIDCGAPLKGIERDIVTGISYTSDDDFITAGVNFNVSEEYNYPANPNLPYVLADLKAFPQGNRNCYSLKPSDAKDSLYLIRASFMYGNYDGGVNEKALPEFDLYLNVNFWSTVKFKNASEQVFKEILTYTESEFLYVCLVNKGKGTPFISGLELRPVNSSIYNTEYGRNLLLVLYRRWDIGYLNGTGRYQNDVYDRIWSPYAPLSWSSIKTTGYIDVFQSGYMPPGEVIKTAASPKSEDEPMELSWTSDDTNATFYAYLYFAEFETLETNESRKMKILWNGSPFSEDSFISPFEYSTTLSASRSFTGDHLISLQKTADSTLPPILNAIEIFTAQSLDEFSTAIEEVQAMETIRSTYKVKKVWSGDPCAPRLYPWEGIGCSYNNNNHRIKSLNLSSSGLQGPIGMAFRNLSLLESLDLSNNDLQHNVPEFLADLKHLKSLNLKGNNFTGVIPKSLMKKFQEGLLALRVDDKNLCTSSSCQEKKKNNMVVPIAVATSVIVLLVVLVIIWITLRQRKRGPGPFLLPSGKRRFTYDEVSSITNNFNKVIGKGGFGIVYLGSLEDGTKIAVKMIKDSLSTMPNGTSSSSSSTRASKEFQVEAELLLTVHHRNLASFVGYCDDERSTALIYEYMANGNLQEYLSSEKAEDLSWETRLHIAIDAAQGLEYLHQGCRPPIIHRDVKTANILXNDNLEAKIADFGVSKVFPDDDLTHVETAVMGTPGYIDPEYYRTFMLNEKSDVYSFGIVLLELITGQRAIVRTKEGEKISVIHFVEPFLETGELDGVVDPLLHGDYSLDSAWKFVEVAMSCVRERGFNRPAMNQVVSELQQCLAAELAHEPERSSKGNGDREVD, via the exons ATGAGAGCTCATCGCTCTCTCTTTCTCTGCCTTTTTTGTGCCCTTGCCACCGTCAGTTTAGTTCACGGCCAAAGCCAAACAG GTTATATCAGCATCGATTGTGGAGCACCTCTTAAAGGTATCGAGAGAGACATTGTCACTGGTATCAGCTACACCTCCGACGATGATTTCATCACCGCCGGCGTAAACTTCAACGTCTCTGAAGAATACAATTACCCTGCAAACCCTAACTTACCCTACGTTCTTGCTGATTTAAAAGCCTTCCCTCAAGGAAACAGAAACTGTTACTCCTTAAAACCTTCAGATGCAAAAGACAGCCTCTACCTCATCAGAGCTTCTTTCATGTACGGAAACTACGACGGTGGTGTCAACGAAAAGGCCTTGCCCGAGTTCGATCTTTACCTGAACGTGAACTTCTGGTCGACAGTGAAGTTCAAGAACGCTTCTGAGCAAGTCTTTAAAGAGATCCTGACCTATACAGAGTCAGAGTTTTTATACGTTTGCCTTGTGAATAAAGGTAAAGGAACTCCTTTTATCTCAGGCTTGGAGCTAAGGCCAGTGAACAGCTCAATCTACAATACTGAATATGGAAGAAACCTCTTATTGGTGCTATACCGAAGATGGGACATAGGATACTTGAACGGAACAGGACGGTACCAAAACGATGTGTATGATCGTATCTGGTCTCCTTACGCTCCACTCTCTTGGAGTTCAATCAAGACAACAGGGTATATCGATGTTTTTCAGAGTGGTTATATGCCTCCTGGTGAAGTTATCAAGACAGCTGCTTCGCCTAAAAGCGAAGATGAACCAATGGAACTGTCATGGACATCAGATGATACAAATGCTACGTTCTACGCATATCTTTACTTTGCGGAGTTTGAAACTCTGGAGACTAATGAGAGTAGGAAGATGAAGATATTGTGGAACGGTTCCCCTTTTTCAGAAGATTCTTTTATTTCTCCTTTTGAGTATTCAACGACTTTGTCTGCTTCAAGATCTTTCACTGGTGATCACTTGATATCTCTTCAGAAGACGGCAGATTCAACACTTCCACCTATTCTCAATGCCATTGAGATCTTTACAGCGCAGTCTCTAGATGAATTCTCCACCGCAATAGAAGAAG TTCAAGCAATGGAAACCATAAGATCTACTTATAAAGTTAAGAAAGTTTGGAGTGGTGATCCTTGCGCTCCAAGGCTATACCCTTGGGAAGGTATTGGATGCAGCTACAACAATAACAATCATCGTATCAAGTCTCTGAATCTTAGCTCAAGCGGGTTACAAGGACCAATCGGAATGGCGTTTAGAAATCTCTCCCTTCTTGAGTCATT GGATTTATCTAACAACGACCTACAACATAATGTTCCTGAGTTTTTGGCTGATCTAAAACATTTGAAATCACT GAACTTGAAAGGAAACAACTTCACTGGGGTAATCCCAAAATCTCTTATGAAAAAATTTCAGGAGGGTTTACTTGCACTCAG GGTGGATGACAAAAACCTTTGTACCTCAAGCTCATGCCAAGAAAAGAAGAAGAACAACATGGTTGTGCCAATAGCTGTAGCCACATCAGTGATCGTCCTCCTTGTGGTTTTGGTGATCATATGGATCACACTAAGGCAAAGAAAAAGAG GACCAGGACCGTTCCTGTTGCCTTCAGGGAAGAGAAGGTTCACATATGATGAAGTCTCTAGCATTACAAACAACTTCAATAAAGTAATAGGTAAAGGAGGGTTTGGTATTGTGTACCTCGGTTCCCTAGAAGATGGGACTAAAATTGCTGTAAAGATGATTAAGGATTCTTTATCTACAATGCCTAATGGAACATCATCATCTTCATCATCAACACGAGCTTCCAAAGAGTTCCAAGTCGAG GCAGAGCTTCTTTTGACAGTCCATCACCGGAACTTAGCATCGTTTGTTGGTTACTGCGACGATGAACGTAGTACGGCTCTCATATATGAGTACATGGCCAATGGAAACTTGCAAGAATATCTTTCAAGTGAGAAAGCAGAGGATCTTAGCTGGGAGACGAGACTCCATATAGCCATTGACGCTGCACAAG GGTTGGAGTATTTGCACCAAGGTTGCAGGCCACCAATAATACATAGAGATGTCAAAACAGCAAACATTCTGTAAAACGATAACTTGGAAGCCAAGATTGCTGATTTTGGGGTTTCTAAGGTCTTCCCTGACGACGATCTCACCCACGTAGAGACTGCTGTCATGGGCACTCCCGGCTACATTGATCCTGA ATACTACAGAACGTTCATGTTGAATGAGAAGAGCGACGTGTACAGTTTCGGAATCGTGCTTCTTGAACTCATCACCGGTCAGCGAGCTATCGTGAGAACAAAGGAAGGAGAAAAAATAAGCGTCATCCACTTCGTCGAGCCTTTCTTGGAGACCGGAGAGCTTGACGGCGTCGTGGACCCGCTGCTTCATGGAGACTACTCATTGGACTCGGCATGGAAATTTGTGGAGGTGGCAATGTCTTGCGTCAGAGAAAGAGGGTTTAACAGACCAGCAATGAACCAGGTCGTGTCTGAGCTACAACAGTGCTTAGCTGCTGAGCTGGCTCATGAGCCAGAGAGATCATCAAAAGGAAATGGTGACAGAGAAGTAGACTAA
- the LOC106343691 gene encoding inorganic pyrophosphatase 3 isoform X2, with translation MMTELHSQGRSVQDIEACLQRIMPIDSHIVEAIKSAKSLGCDLKIVSDANQFFIEKILEQHDLLDCFSDIYTNPTSVDEIGKLRISPYHGGGAAASTPPHSCNLCPPNLCKGLVMDHIRASSSSPKDQILTRFIYLGDGGGDFCPTLKLRECDCVMPRTNYPLWKRISDNPSLIKADVKEWSSAEELQRILMQLVSTITKEDS, from the exons ATGATGACGGAGCTTCACTCGCAAGGGAGATCGGTTCAGGACATTGAAGCTTGCTTGCAAAGAATAATGCCTATAGACTCTCATATCGTCGAAGCTATCAAATCAGCCAAGTCTCTAGG ATGTGATTTGAAGATTGTGAGTGATGCAAACCAGTTTTTCATCGAGAAGATACTAGAGCAGCATGATTTGTTGGATTGCTTCTCAGATATTTACACAAACCCAACCTCTGTTGATGAAATTGGAAAGTTAAGGATCTCACCATACCATGGTGGTGGTGCTGCTGCATCGACTCCTCCGCATAGCTGCAATCTCTGCCCTCCAAATCTGTGCAAG GGTTTGGTAATGGATCATATACGAGCTTCTTCTTCTTCTCCCAAGGATCAGATTTTAACGAGGTTTATCTACCTTGGGGATGGAGGAGGTGACTTCTGTCCGACATTGAAGCTGAGAGAGTGTGATTGTGTGATGCCGAGAACGAATTATCCGCTATGGAAGCGGATTTCAGACAACCCCTCGCTGATCAAAGCAGATGTCAAGGAATGGAGCAGTGCAGAGGAACTACAGAGGAT
- the LOC106307744 gene encoding protein arginine N-methyltransferase 1.1, which yields MTKKNNNNNEEEEFVSFGHNLNTKIRFEDADEDEVAEGSGFEAAQDESMCEAGESTDAAEVTDDTTSADYYFDSYSHFGIHEEMLKDVVRTKTYQNVIYQNKFLIKDKIVLDVGAGTGILSLFCAKAGAKHVYAVECSQMADMAKEIVKANGFSDVITVLKGKIEEIELPTPKVDVIISEWMGYFLLFENMLDSVLYARNKWLVDGGIVLPDKASLFLTAIEDSEYKEDKIEFWNSVYGFDMSCIKKKAMMEPLVDTVDQNQIVTDSKLLKTMDISKMSSGDASFTAPFKLVAQRNDYIHALVAYFDVSFTMCHKLLGFSTGPRSRATHWKQTVMYLEDVLTICEGETITGSMSVSYNKKNPRDVDIKLSYSLNGQHSKVSRTQHYKMR from the exons ATGACTAAGAAGAATAACAACAACAACGAGGAAGAAGAGTTCGTCAGCTTCGGACACAACCTGAACACGAAGATACGCTTTGAAGATGCTGATGAAGACGAAGTTGCAGAAGGCTCCGGTTTTGAAGCCGCTCAAGACGAATCAATGTGCGAAGCTGGAGAGAGCACCGATGCAGCTGAAGTCACTGATGATACCACCAGCGCCGATTACTACTTCGATTCCTACTCTCACTTCG GAATACATGAA GAGATGTTGAAGGATGTAGTGAGAACTAAGACTTACCAGAATGTAATTTACCAAAACAAGTTTCTCATCAAGGACAAAATTGTTCTTGATGTTGGAGCTGGGACAGGGATCTTGTCTCTCTTCTGTGCCAAGGCTGGAGCTAAACATGTCTACGCT GTTGAATGTTCTCAAATGGCTGACATGGCAAAGGAGATTGTTAAAGCCAATGGATTTTCTGATG TGATAACGGTTTTGAAAGGGAAGATTGAGGAGATAGAGCTTCCCACTCCTAAAGTGGATGTGATTATATCTGAATGGATGGGTTACTTTTTGTTGTTTGAAAACATGTTGGATAGTGTCCTATACGCTCGCAATAAATGGCTT GTTGATGGTGGAATTGTGCTACCAGACAAAGCCTCTCTCTTTCTTACAGCAATTGAGGATTCTGAGTACAAAGAAGACAAAATTGAAT TTTGGAACAGTGTGTATGGTTTTGACATGTCATGCATCAAGAAAAAAGCTATGATGGAACCACTTGTTGACACAGTCGACCAAAACCAGATTGTCACTGATAGTAAGCTACTTAAG ACAATGGATATCTCAAAGATGTCTTCTGGTGATGCTTCCTTCACAGCTCCCTTTAAACTTGTTGCGCAACGCAATGATTACATCCACGCCCTTGTAGCCTACTTTGATGTTTCATTCACCATGTGCCACAAGCTGCTAGGTTTCTCAACAG GACCGAGATCCCGGGCTACGCACTGGAAACAAACAGTCATGTACCTCGAAGATGTGTTAACCATATGCGAGGGTGAGACAATCACTGGAAGCATGTCTGTTTCGTATAACAAGAAGAATCCTAGAGACGTTGACATTAAGCTAAGCTATTCGTTGAATGGCCAGCACTCCAAGGTCTCAAGGACTCAACACTACAAAATGCGCTGA
- the LOC106307752 gene encoding uncharacterized protein LOC106307752: MVEKMSRVLLAVTLALLASSALLPVSNAAKLSSAPRKEDVPFIKCQVCEKLASRLHQLVKEKQVQISPKKISEYEIIEIAENVCNLKKEEADWILKIDIVEKGDKLQLVEQEEEGMCNSECKTIEAACQKVIGYSDTDVAEYIYKSKPDLASLVNHLCKDLTDACTKNPPPLPKDRVPGEPFVAKPSKDAEMDKIMRSMQGMPGAPGMKVYSREDIEKYKDNSGKFGNEDEDDDEDEDEEKEDDKFPKNLGKVPKEKKSSKKEEWKKTITKELKKKGDVLKRHAQKVSNRVRRWWKRVGSSSSKKPKSSKSEL, encoded by the exons ATGGTGGAGAAGATGAGTCGAGTTCTGCTAGCTGTAACATTAGCTCTTCTAGCTTCGTCAGCGTTATTACCAGTCTCAAATGCGGCGAAGTTGTCGTCAGCGCCGAGAAAGGAGGATGTTCCGTTCATTAAGTGTCAGGTGTGCGAGAAACTTGCCTCGCGGCTACACCAGCTGGTGAAGGAGAAGCAAGTGCAGATCTCTCCCAAGAAG ATCTCGGAGTATGAGATCATTGAGATTGCTGAGAATGTATGCAACTTGAAGAAAGAGGAAGCTGATTGGATCCTCAAGATTGACATTGTGGAGAAAGGCGATAAGCTTCAG CTGGTTGAGCAAGAAGAAGAAGGGATGTGCAATTCGGAGTGCAAGACGATCGAGGCTGCTTGTCAAAAA GTCATTGGTTACTCAGACACTGATGTTGCTGAGTATATATACAAGTCTAAGCCTGATCTTGCTTCACTGGTTAATCACCTATGCAAAGACCTCACCGATGCTTGTACCAAGAACCCGCCTCCTCTCCCCAAG GACCGGGTTCCTGGAGAACCGTTTGTTGCAAAGCCATCGAAAGATGCTGAGATGGACAAGATCATGAGATCTATGCAG GGCATGCCAGGTGCACCTGGCATGAAGGTATACTCTAGAGAAGACATAGAGAAGTACAAAGATAACTCTGGGAAATTTGGTAATGAAGATGAAGATGACGACGAAGATGAAGATGAGGAAAAAGAAGATGACAAGTTTCCCAAGAACTTG GGAAAAGTTCCGAAAGAGAAAAAGAGTAGTAAAAAGGAAGAATGGAAAAAGACAATCACTAAGGAGCTCAAGAAGAAAGGAGATGTTCTGAAGAGACATGCACAGAAAGTGTCCAACCGGGTCAGGAGATGGTGGAAAAGAGTTGGATCCTCTTCTTCCAAGAAACCTAAATCCAGCAAATCTGAGCTGTAG
- the LOC106343691 gene encoding inorganic pyrophosphatase 3 isoform X1: MAEGIVIVFDFDRTLIDGDSDNWVVTEMGLTEIFHQLRFTLPWNRLMDRMMTELHSQGRSVQDIEACLQRIMPIDSHIVEAIKSAKSLGCDLKIVSDANQFFIEKILEQHDLLDCFSDIYTNPTSVDEIGKLRISPYHGGGAAASTPPHSCNLCPPNLCKGLVMDHIRASSSSPKDQILTRFIYLGDGGGDFCPTLKLRECDCVMPRTNYPLWKRISDNPSLIKADVKEWSSAEELQRILMQLVSTITKEDS; this comes from the exons ATGGCGGAGGGAATCGTGATAGTATTCGACTTCGATCGGACATTGATCGACGGAGATAGTGACAACTGGGTTGTAACGGAGATGGGGCTCACAGAGATCTTCCATCAGCTCCGCTTCACTTTACCATGGAATCGCCTCATG GATAGGATGATGACGGAGCTTCACTCGCAAGGGAGATCGGTTCAGGACATTGAAGCTTGCTTGCAAAGAATAATGCCTATAGACTCTCATATCGTCGAAGCTATCAAATCAGCCAAGTCTCTAGG ATGTGATTTGAAGATTGTGAGTGATGCAAACCAGTTTTTCATCGAGAAGATACTAGAGCAGCATGATTTGTTGGATTGCTTCTCAGATATTTACACAAACCCAACCTCTGTTGATGAAATTGGAAAGTTAAGGATCTCACCATACCATGGTGGTGGTGCTGCTGCATCGACTCCTCCGCATAGCTGCAATCTCTGCCCTCCAAATCTGTGCAAG GGTTTGGTAATGGATCATATACGAGCTTCTTCTTCTTCTCCCAAGGATCAGATTTTAACGAGGTTTATCTACCTTGGGGATGGAGGAGGTGACTTCTGTCCGACATTGAAGCTGAGAGAGTGTGATTGTGTGATGCCGAGAACGAATTATCCGCTATGGAAGCGGATTTCAGACAACCCCTCGCTGATCAAAGCAGATGTCAAGGAATGGAGCAGTGCAGAGGAACTACAGAGGAT
- the LOC106326873 gene encoding uncharacterized protein LOC106326873, giving the protein MASKLIQVQSKACEASKFVAKHGSSYYRQLLEKNKHYIQEPATVEKCQELSKQLLYTRLASIPKRYETFWKEVDYAKNLWKNRSDLKVEDAGIAALFGLECFAWYCAGEIAGRGFTFTGYYP; this is encoded by the exons ATGGCATCAAAGTTGATACAAGTTCAGTCAAAGGCATGTGAGGCTTCAAAGTTTGTGGCTAAGCATGGATCTTCCTATTACAGGCAGTTGCTTGAGAAGAACAAGCATTACATCCAGGAGCCTGCCACTGTGGAGAAGTGCCAAGAGTTGTCTAAGCAGCTGCTCTACACCCGTCTTGCTAG CATTCCCAAACGCTATGAGACTTTCTGGAAGGAAGTAGACTACGCAAAGAACTTGTGGAAGAACAGATCCGATCTGAAGGTAGAAGATGCAGGAATTGCTGCATTGTTTGGTCTCGAATGCTTTGCATGGTACTGCGCAGGAGAAATTGCTGGAAGAGGATTCACCTTCACCGGCTACTACCCTTGA
- the LOC106326862 gene encoding uncharacterized protein LOC106326862 has protein sequence MEDLNFPICILKMDLRCCEDFASRVKKRLRKVKGVYAITIVPTKGLILVSGTAEPQVLITAVQKIGQTPKLYAYEKDPAKAKTQFGALLKRYANKEEHRDEPTPPAAAATCPLPPVRGFGHPVRPMMPMFSLPRTVGPPGWLAPGALMVRCEAPKVMPRKEPAKYPLDYYDKKGFPAHDSPFRYFSDDHAQPCSIM, from the exons ATGGAGGATTTAAACTTTCCG ATCTGCATACTGAAAATGGATCTCCGGTGTTGCGAAGACTTCGCTTCCAGAGTGAAGAAGCGTCTTCGTAAAGTAAAAG GAGTTTACGCTATTACCATAGTCCCGACCAAGGGTCTCATCTTGGTCTCCGGCACAGCAGAGCCTCAGGTACTTATCACAGCCGTCCAAAAAATCGGGCAAACCCCCAAACTCTACGCCTACGAGAAGGACCCAGCCAAGGCTAAGACCCAGTTCGGCGCCTTGCTCAAGCGTTACGCTAATAAGGAGGAGCACAGAGACGAACCGACACCACCCGCAGCCGCTGCAACTTGCCCGTTACCACCAGTTAGGGGTTTCGGGCATCCGGTACGGCCGATGATGCCGATGTTTTCGTTGCCGCGGACGGTGGGTCCGCCCGGATGGTTGGCACCGGGGGCACTGATGGTAAGGTGCGAGGCGCCGAAGGTTATGCCAAGGAAGGAGCCGGCGAAGTATCCATTGGATTACTACGATAAGAAGGGTTTCCCTGCACACGACTCTCCTTTCCGTTATTTCAGCGATGATCACGCGCAACCTTGCTCGATCATGTGA
- the LOC106307740 gene encoding xaa-Pro dipeptidase: MSSLSPPPVPMELHAVNRRKLFDSLRRHLSSTDRPLDGFVLLQGGEEKNRYCTDHAELFRQESYFAYLFGVREPDFYGAIDIGSGKSILFIPRLPDDYAVWLGEIKPLSHFKETYMVDMVCYVDEIIQVLSEQFKGSGKPLLYLLHGLNTDSGNLSKPASFEGIEKFETDLTTLHPILAECRVIKSSLELQLLQFANDISSEAHVEVMRKVTPGMKEYQMESMFLHHTYMYGGCRHCSYTCICATGDNSAVLHYGHAAAPNDRTFEDGDLALLDMGGEYHFYASDITCSFPVNGKFTSDQSLIYNAVLKAHNSVISAMKPGVNWVDMHKLAERIILESLKKGSILTGDVEEMMLERFGAVFMPHGLGHFMGIDTHDTGGYPLGVERPKEPGLKSLRTARDLLEGMVITVEPGCYFIKALLVPAMENAKTSKFFNRETIERFKNIGGVRIESDLVVTANGCKNMTNVPRETWEIEAVMAGGSWPPVTTGNNTTN, translated from the exons ATGTCCTCCCTGTCTCCTCCACCGGTTCCGATGGAGCTCCACGCCGTGAACCGGCGGAAGCTCTTCGATTCACTACGCCGTCACTTGTCTAGCACCGATCGCCCTCTTGATGGATTCGTTTTACTTCAG GGAGGCGAAGAGAAGAACCGGTACTGCACTGATCACGCCGAGCTCTTCAG GCAGGAGAGCTATTTTGCTTACTTGTTTGGAGTCAGAGAGCCTGATTTCTATGGAGCTATT GACATTGGAAGTGGGAAGTCTATCCTTTTTATTCCAAGGTTGCCTGATGATTATGCTGTCTGGTTAGGGGAGATAAAGCCATTGTCTCACTTTAAG GAAACATATATGGTTGACATGGTTTGCTATGTTGATGAGATTATCCAAGTCTTGAGTGAACAATTTAAGGGATCTGGAAAGCCCCTGTTGTATCTTTTGCATGGTCTTAACACCGACAGTGGAAACTTATCCAAACCTGCCAGCTTTGAG GGGATTGAAAAGTTTGAGACTGATTTGACTACTTTGCATCCTATTTTGGCGGAATGTCGAGTTATCAAGTCAAGTTTGGAGCTTCAACTACTGCAATTTGCAAATGATATAAGTTCTGAAGCTCATGTAGAG GTTATGAGAAAAGTCACACCTGGCATGAAAGAATATCAGATGGAAAGTATGTTTTTGCATCATACGTACATGTACGGTGGCTGTAGGCACTGCTCGTACACATGCATCTGCGCGACAGGGGATAATAG TGCTGTTCTTCATTATGGGCACGCTGCAGCTCCAAATGATAGG ACTTTTGAAGATGGAGATTTGGCATTGCTTGATATGGGTGGTGAATACCATTTTTATGCGTCTGACATAACATGCTCATTCCCC GTCAATGGTAAATTTACAAGTGACCAGAGTCTAATCTACAAT GCTGTTCTGAAAGCACATAATTCTGTAATCTCTGCGATGAAGCCAGGAGTAAACTGGGTGGATATGCACAA GTTAGCAGAAAGAATCATCCTTGAGTCACTGAAGAAGGGGTCCATCCTCACTGG AGATGTAGAAGAGATGATGTTAGAACGCTTCGGAGCTGTTTTCATGCCTCATGGACTAGGTCATTTCATGGGCATTGACACACACGACACCGGTGGTTACCCATTG GGAGTAGAAAGACCAAAGGAACCGGGACTGAAGTCATTACGCACTGCAAGAGATCTCCTTGAAGGAATG GTAATAACGGTGGAGCCAGGATGCTACTTCATCAAGGCATTGCTAGTCCCAGCCATGGAAAACGCAAAAACTTCCAAGTTCTTCAACCGTGAAACAATAGAGAGATTCAAGAACATAGGAGGTGTCAGAATCGAAAGCGATTTG GTCGTTACTGCGAATGGCTGCAAGAACATGACGAATGTTCCAAGGGAGACGTGGGAGATCGAAGCTGTGATGGCTGGAGGGTCTTGGCCTCCCGTCACTACAGGAAACAATACTACAAACTGA
- the LOC106302109 gene encoding phospholipase A2-gamma-like produces MVYGGALSRFAFGLATFLLFTFVLSKEKCSKTCIAKNCNIVGVRYGKYCGIGYFGCPGEKPCDGLDACCMTHDNCVDLKGMTYVNCHKQFQHCVNRLSRAIKQSNGTKVGFSTKCPYSKVIPTVYNGMDYGIFFSKIGNIFKPRVPGKSPRVEVNLARSKADTKDGLGTKVAIQRKEGSKFTASLNQR; encoded by the exons ATGGTTTACGGTGGTGCTTTGTCACGTTTTGCTTTCGGCTTAGCCACCTTCCTCCTCTTCACATTCGTTCTCAGCAAG GAAAAATGCAGCAAAACCTGCATTGCAAAGAACTGCAACA TTGTCGGCGTTCGCTACGGAAAGTACTGTGGGATAGGATACTTTGGATGCCCTGGAGAAAAACCTTGTGATGGTCTCGATGCTTGTTGCATGACCCATGACAATTGTGTTGATTTAAAAG GTATGACTTACGTTAACTGCCATAAGCAATTCCAGCATTGCGTTAACAGACTAAGCAGAGCAATCAAACAATCTAATGGCACAAAGGTTGGCTTTTCAACCAAATGTCCTTACTCGAAGGTGATACCAACAGTGTACAATGGCATGGATTATGGAATTTTCTTCAGTAAGATAG GTAACATTTTTAAACCTCGGGTGCCAGGAAAGTCCCCCAGGGTGGAGGTCAATCTTGCTCGGAGTAAAGCGGACACAAAGGATGGCCTTGGAACAAAAGTTGCCATTCAGAGAAAAGAAGGATCTAAATTTACTGCGTCTTTAAACCAAAGATGA